In candidate division WOR-3 bacterium, the DNA window TATGCTTCCATAGAGATGAGCCGCTGTAAGACCTTTATGGACAAGATAAAGGAAGAGTTGTGGTTTGAAGGGAAAAAGATTGAATGAGAAGAGAGATGACTGATGGTAAATGGCAGAAGAAGGTTCTTTTGCTTAATCAGAATTTTGAACCGATCACCATCACAGGGGCGAGGAAGGCGATTTGCCTCTTATACCTAAAAAAGGCAGAATTGGTATCATCTTACGAAGGGATGAAGGTGAAAGGTGTTTCTACATCTTGGCCCTTACCTTCCATCCTTCGCCTCTGCCATTATGTTCGGGTGCGCCGGCGGGAGATACCGCTGACCAAAAGAAATATCTTCCGCCGTGACAATTACCAGTGTCAGTATTGCGGTCGGACCAATGTCGCCTTAACTACCGACCACATCATCCCCAAATCCTTAGGGGGTGAGGATACCTGGGAAAACTTAGTCACCGCCTGCACCGAATGTAATACCAAAAAGGGCGCTAAGACCTCTAAGGAATTTCCCTTAAAACTTATCCGCCGCCCCAAAAAACCTAACACTTTTACCTTCCTTTTACATTCCCTTTCCGAAATTCCTGAAGACTGGAAACCTTATCTCTTCCAGTAATATTGGAAGGAATTTGGCGCTTTTTACTTTTCTTTTCTTGAATGTAAGTGGTTTTTGGGTAGAGAAGGTCCAGATAAGAGGAAATCGGAATTTGCCGGAAGTGGCTAACCTCCAACTATTTTCCCGAAGCAAAGGAGAGATTTCCGATTCCCTCTTGGAATTAGACCGGAGGCATATCCTATCCTTCTATCAGGAGAATGGTTTTTGGGCTACTGAGGTCTCAGTTAAGAAGATAGAGCGGCGGGGGAAATTTGAGATCATTTTTGAGATTGAAGAAGGGAAAAGGATGAAGTATAAATGGTCGGGACGACCGGAAAGTTTACCCGTCCCGATTAAACTGGTTGTCAAAAAAGAAGAAGAGATAGAGGGGAATATCCATCGGTTATTAGAATATTATGCCAATCAGGGAAGACCTTTTGCCCAAATCAGTCCGAAAAATTTTCTCCAGAAGGAAGATACTATCTTTTATGACTTAGCCATCACGGAAGGGGAAGAGGTGATAATTAATAGTCTCTCATTCTCTGGGAATTTAACCAAAGAGGCGGTCTTAAAGAAGATGCTCTCCCTCCCTTTCCCTTTTCTCTTCTCCGAAAAGAAGATAAAGAGCCGGATGCGGAGATTGACCCAAGACCGGGATAGTCCGATAGAGTTTAAGGGGATGGAAATTCTCACCCCGGGTTATGGCTACACCCTATTAGTTCATATACAGGAGCCCATCCGGCAGGAATTGGGACTATTTTTCACTTATTTACCAAAAGAGAAGGAACCAGCAGGATTCTTCTCTCTTACCCTTCCTAACCTTTTCTATACCCGGCGCAAGTTAAAATTAGAATGGGAAAAATACCCCCGCTCCCTCCGTTATCACTTCTTTTATGCCGAACCCTTATTCCTTTTTACCCGACAGCTAAAAATCTCTTTCACCAATAAAACTTACGATACCTTAGAGGTGAAGAGTTCTCTGGAGGCAGGTTTTAACCTTTTCACCCCCCAAGATTTTCTCACCTTCTCCTTCCTCTTCGGCTCGGAAAGGGTTCGGGAAAAGAAAAGAAATGATATCCGATTCACCCATCTTGGCCAGGAGTTGGTTTGGGAGACCCGCGAGGGAATCCTGCCGAGAAGTGGTCAATATTTCTCCTTCTATTCTTATTTCGGGGAGAGAAGAGATTCTACTGCGAAAGGGATAAAAGGGGGGCTAAGATTAAAAGGAGAAATGATTTTTGACTTGAAAAGATTCTTTCCCCACTTCTCTTTCTGGGCGGAAGGGATTTTTGCGGAAACCCTCTTAGAAAGGGAGAAGACCTATCTTGGAGGGCGGGAACGATTGCGGGGTTTTAAGGAAGAAGAACTCCCCTCTTCTCTGATTTTCCTTTTGCGTCAGAATTGGAAACTTCCCTTAGGAAATAGTTTCTTTTACCCCTTTTTTGATTTCGGCGTGCGCGAGAAAGAGGGTGGTGCGGAATGGCGAGGTAGTTTCGGTTTCGGCTTAGAACTCCTTTTTCGGAAGACCTATTTTGAATTAATTTACGGCGTCCCCTTCCGCCAAAATCTCCTCACCGGCCGGATCCATCTCTTAATGAAAATTGGCATCTGAGATGAGAGAACTCTTTTTTCTTCTAATCACCGGCCTCGTTCAGGGTTTAACGGAATTTCTACCGGTCTCCTCCTCAGCCCATCTCGCCCTTTTGGAAGAGATTTTTACCTTTCCGGAAAACAAGCGCTTGAGTTACACTGTATTTTTACACCTCGGTACCCTCGGTGCCTTAATTCTCTTCTTCGGGAAAGACCTTTTGCTAAAAATAAAGAGGCGTGACTCCCCCTTCTTTCTGAAGATAATTTTGGCTTCGCTTCTTCTCTTTTTGGTCATCCCTTTTCGGAACTGGGTGGCGACCAGTTTCTCTCAAATCAAGGCGATTTCTACCTTCCTCCTCCTCACTGGCATTCTCCTCTTTGCCACTCGTTTTCGCCAAGGAACAAAAGAAGAGATCAGTTATCCGGCGGCTCTCCTTTGCGGATTCTTCCAACTCCTCTCTGTATTTCCCGGCATTTCCCGTTCCGGAGCGACAATCTCCATCCTTCTCCTTTTGGGGATTAAAGAAGAATGTGCTTATCAATTCTCTTTCCTTTTGGCAATTCCCGCGGTTACTTTTGCCAATCTTTATGAATTATCAAAAATTCTGCGGCAAAAGGACTTTCTTTTTCATCCTTTAATCCTTTTGGGGATCTTTTTATCTTTCCTGAGCGGTCTCTTCGCCCTTTATCTCCTAAAGAGGGTCTTAATAAAAAGACGTTTTTACCTCTTCTCTCTTTATCTCTTTGCCTTTGCCCTTTTTTCCCTTTTTGTCAGTAGACGATGAGTAAGGTAAAGATCTATCGGGCAAATTATCAAGACCTCCAAGAATTGATCCCTGTTATCTTTCGCGATTTCCCCTTTAATTTTAAGAATAAGAAGGTCTTCTTAAAACCGAATATGCTCTCCGCCCGGAAACCTGAGGAAGGGGTAACCACTCATCCCGAATTGGTGAGAGTCGTTGCTGAATATATTTTGGAGCAAGGAGGCGAATTGCTGGTGGGCGATAACCCAAGCCTTACGAGCGAAGGAAGCCAAAAGGAAGCCGGAGAAAAGACCGGATTGGCGAAGGCGAGTCTCGGTCATTTCTTAGATATCAGTCGCCATCCCCAGAAGGTAAGGGTTAAGGAATTGGGCGATTTGGCGGTCTCTTCCGAAATCCTCAATTGTGACATTTTAATCTCTTTACCCAAATTTAAAACCCATCCCTTGACCCTTTTAACCGGAGCGGTGAAGAATATGTACGGCATCTTAGTGGGTGAGGAGAAACCGCACCTTCACTATCAATTCCCCAACCCCACCGCCTTTTCCCAGATCCTCACTTTAATCTATGAGATAAGAAGACCAGATTTAATCATTCTGGATGGAATTGTGGCGATGGAGGGTTTCGGACCTTCTAATGGTGATCTCCGTTCCCTAAATCGGATAATTGTCAGCGGGATGGCTACGCCTGTGACTGGGTACTCGCCCGAATGGTAAAAAGAGACCCTGCCCGGATAAATTTTCTCTCCTGGGCGATGCGGAGGGGATTTTTTAATCCGAAGGCGATAGAAGTAGAGGGTGATTTTACGGAAATTGAGAAATTCCGACTCCCCTTAAAATTGGGAGACAGTCTCCCCTGGCGTTTAATCGTCAAATTAATCTACCACCCTTTCCGCTACAAAAGAGTGAGTATCATTAAGGAAAAATGTCGGCTCTGTGGAGCCTGCGAGAAGATTTGTCCAAAGGCGGCTTTAAGAATTGAGGGGAGAAAATTAAAATACGAAAAGGGAAGTTGTATCGCCTGTTTTTGTTGTCTGGAGGTTTGCCCGGAAGGAGCGATAAAGCCGAGTTAAAAGAGTTGACGAAGGGATAGGATGCTATAAAATTAAATTATGAGCCGCGGGTGCCTTTGGCAACTCCTCCTCGCCGGAATTATCCTCTTCCTTTTCATCTTTTTCTACTTTCGCTATTTTGAACCGAGGATAAAAAAGACCACCGAGGTCTTAAAAAGAATGGAAGAGGTAACCGGGGAGAGGCGGGAAAGAAGGAGGAAAAAGATTAAAGAGTTAAAAAGATGGGAAACCCCAAGGGAGACAACAGGAATCCCAGAAATTGACGAGTACCAGAAGATGTTAGAATCCGCTCGGAGAAAACTGCGGGGGTTGAGAAGGATGATGACCCCGAGATGAGAAAAGAGAACCCAAAAACCTCTTCCCTGAGCCTGCGCTTTTTAATCTTCGTTCTCCTCTTCCTTTTCTCCTGCCTTTTTCGTCTGGAGGTGAGGCAAGGAGGGGAAAGGGAAGGGATTGCCAATTTTACCTTAGATTGGGATGGAAAGGTCCTTCTCCTGATGGCGGATGGTGAATATCTATTAAAAGTTGACACAAACCTTCTCCCCTTGGAGACAATTCCCCTCCCCCAAAGAATCTTCAATCCGAATAAGGTCTTAGCCAACTTCTCCTATCTTTTTATCACCAATTCCCAAAATCTCTTCATCCTGGAAAGAAAGAGTGGCTCTTTTAAGAAGATCTATTCTGAAGGAGAGATTAGTGATTTTACCCTCTCTCCCTTTGGGGAGGTGGTCTTAGGGATAAAGAACGATAGGTGGTTGAAAAAAATTGACCGATTTTTCCGCCTCCAAAATTTCTCCCCTTCTCCCATCAACCCTTCCTTCCTCTCCCTTACCTACTTCGGCGATAATTTATACCTCTTGAACCAAAAGAAGGGAGAGATCCTATCTTACCGAATGGGTAACTTCCAGCCGCTCGCCTCCGGAGCGGAAATGATTGACTGCCGGTTCTCCCCTTATCAGGAAGGGAGGGAAATTTTTCTCTTCTCCCCAAAAGGGAAAATCCTTAAATTACAAAAGGAAGGGAAGATTTCTTTGGTCGGCAACTTTAATCCCCTCAAATCATTTTTTGCCCAGGGTGACTTCCTCTTCCTTCTCACCGATGATAGCCAAATCAAAAAAGTCAAAAGATGAGTTGGCAAAAAATCTTTCTCACCCTTCTCCTCTTTTTGTTTCTCTCCTCTTCCCCACTTCTCCGAAGGGAATACTATTTAGAATCCACTCCCCAGCCGGTAAAAAAGTTAAAGCTTTTAGATAATTTTATTGAACCGGGTTCCTTATCCCTCTTCATCGGCGATTCTCTTCTGCCGAAGGATCTTTACTCCCTGGACCTGAAGAAGGGCGAAGTCTATCTCTCTTGCTCCTTACCCCCAGGGGTACCAATTAAAGTCTCCTATTTTTACTTTCCCTTCAAAAGACTAAAACCGGAGTACCTCCGCTACGAGTTAAAAGAAGAAGAGGAGACAATCCCTCATCCCGCGAAAGGAGAGGTGAGTCGGTTTAAGGATAATGACACCTCTTTTTCCGGGGATGGTGAGGAGATCCACCTTCAGGGATCAAAGTTGCTGGGCTTTAACTACTCCAATGAGGGTTTTGCCTTAGAACAGGCGACCGATGTCAAACTTAGCGGGAAGGCAGGGGATTTTGAGTTGGAACTTTTCCTTCAAGATAAGAATCTTCCCCGCTTTGGTGAGGAGCAGACATTGGAACTGAGGGAACTGGAGGGAGTTTCTTTAACTATAAGTCGCTTTCCTTACCGGTTTACCTTTGGCGATCTTCTCCACCTTTCCCCTTTTGGGAATTTCGGGCAGGTGAGGAGAAAAGGACAAGGGTTAAAGTTAGAGGGCAATCCCGAGGGGGGTAAGTTTTTCTTCGCCTATCTTAAACCGAAGAATAAGTTTGGGGTGGTTGAATTTTCAGGGGAAGATGGGAAAAAAGGACCTTACCTTTTAACTGCCGAGGGGAAAAGGGTGGTCGTGATCACTGGAAGTGAAGAGGTTTATCTCAACGGTGAGAAAAAGAGAAGGGGCGAAAGAGAAGACTACACAATTAATTACGCCACAGGAGAATTGACCTTCACCAATCGGGTTTTGATTAATTCCCAATCCCGAGTTGAGGTGCGGTTTTTATACCAAGCCGAAGATTACGAAAGGGACGGTTACTCCCTTTATGGTGAGAAGAATCTCTTTGGAGGCTATCTCAAAGGATTTTTCTCTAATCTCTTAGAAAAGGATGATAAAACCAATAATCTCCTTTTCCCCTTAAGCCCTGAAGAGAGAAGGTATTTAGCAACGATTGGGGACGATACAAGCAAAGCCTTCCTCCCCTCGGAACGCTACGTGGGGAAAAATAAGGGAGATTACAAAAAGGAGAACGGGGTCTTCGTCTATTGCGGAAAAGATTCTGGTGATTACGAGGTGACCTTCCTCTTTGTTGGAGAGGGTAAGGGAGAATATATCTATGACAACGAAATAAATGGCTATCGGTATCTCGGTCCGGGTTTAGGCCAATGGACACCAAAAAAGAAAATTACCCTCCCCCAAGAAAGAATTGTTTCCTCTTTAGGCATTGCCCTTTTCCCTTCTTCTCCCTTTAACCTCTCTGCTCAAGGAATCTGGTTAAAGGAAGACCGGAATACCTTTTCCCAAGAAGATGACGGGGATAACTTGGGGCTGGGTTATAACATTTTGGCGCAATGGGAAAAGGAGAAAATCTCTCTTGCCCTCCAGAGGGAGGGCTACCTAAAAAATTATCACCTCTTAGAAGAGGAAAACCAAGATTTCTTCTACACCTGGGGGGTAAGGAGGGATTCGGTAAAAGGGTTAACTCAACTCTTTGGTAAATTTTCCCCTTTTCCTTTTTTCCGCTGGGATTGGACCGGAGGCCTCTCGGAAAAAGGAAAAAACTTTAAAAGAAGGTTTTCTTCCTCTTTTCAACTCTTCTTCTTCGCGGGGGGAATAGAATATTTGGCTGAGAGGAAAAAATTTAACTTCTCCCTAAGACCAAAAATTTCCTTCCTTCAACCAACCTTCTCTTTCCAAAGCGAAAGATACGACACCTCTCTCATTTCCACTTCTGAACCGAATCTTATCTTAACCTTCCCCCAAACCGAACTGGACTTCGGCTGGGAGGAAATCCAATGGCGAAAGCGAGAAGGAAACTTCTGGACCTTGGCAAAAAGGCAAAGGAGATTAAAAGGGGGAGGGAATTTTTCCTTCAAGTTTTTACATCTTTCCCTTCTCCTTGGGCAAGAAAGGATGAGGAATTTCCAAATTGGGGGGGAGAGAAGACAATTTTTCGCCGAGGGGGAGATCTCCTTTCCCGATTTCTCCTTCCTGAAGGGCAATTGGGAGGGGAAGATTCTCCACAAAGGAATAGAGGAAAAAGAAGTCCAATACCTCAAGGTAGAAGAAGGCAGGGGAGATTACAAGAAAGACCCCAATACCGGAAATTACTTCTATCATCCGAAAGGAGATTACATTCGGGTCTTTATCCCGACCGGGAAGATCATCCCGGCCCGAGAGTTTAACTTAAACTCCTACCTTTTTCTTCAACCCCACAAAAAGATCTCTGCGGAACTCAATCTCACCCGTACGGAAGCGGTATCGGAAGCGAACGAATCCCATTCCGAAAATGAGAATTACCTCTTAAATCTCACTTACTATCCCCTTTCCCATCTCCATCTCCGTTTGGGGAAAAATTATAACTCCTTTTCCGACCAGAATCTCACCCTAGAAGGGGAAAGAGAAATCATTGATAAAAATTCCTTCACCATAGAAAATGACTTTGGAGAAAATTGGCGGGTTGCACCCGGTGTTGAGATAAACCGGCAAGAAAAGGAAAGAAATACTTTAACCCGCCGGTCATTAGAGAAAAAGGGAAAGGTTGCCATCTTTTTTGGCTTCCCCTTAGATATAGAATTGAATTTTGCCTTAGGAGAAATTTTCATCCAGGATTTTTCTCCCTCCGATTCCTTCAAAATTATAAAGGGAGAATGGGGACTCGCCCGCTCCCTTACTCTCTTTGATAAAGTTGGGGTAAATCTCACCTTTGACCTCACCCATCGGAAAAGTGAGGATAACCTTCCCTACGACTTACTCCTCACGGAACCAATCGGTTGGACCTACGGCGCAGGGATAGAGATAAACTCTAATCCCAAGAAAAACCTCAACCTTTCTTTTCAATACCAAATAAGAAAAGACCCGATAGAGAAACTTGACCAAATCCTTAACGGGAGTGCCCGAATTAATTTTTAATTTTAGTGGTTTCGCCCAAAGAAGAGAGGATTTGACAGAGGGAATCGGTATGGGCTTGGAATTGTGCCATTAACTCCGGTGGGACCGGAGAAGAAGGGGGAGAGGCAATTTTTAAGGGGTTAACCCAAGAGCCATCTTTTAAAACCTCAAAATGGAGATGGGGGCCCGTGGCTAAACCACTACTCCCCACATAACCGATCACTTCTCCTTGCTTTACCCTTCTTCCTACCCTAATTCCTTTTTTAATGCGCAAGAGATGTCCATATTTGGTAATGTAACTATTGGGATGGCGAATAACCACCAATCGGCCGTAGCCACCGCACCAACCAGCAAAAGTCACCACCCCATCTCCTAAAGCCGAGACCGGTGTGCCGGTGGGCGCGCAATAGTCAACCCCCCGGTGGGGTCGAATAATTTTTAAGATCGGGTGGCGGCGCGCCCGGGAGAAATAGGAAGAGATGTGAGAAAACCTTAATGGTGATTTGAGAAACGCCCTTCTTAGGGCTCTCCCTTTTAGGTCATAATACTCACCCCCAAATTTCACGCCAAAGTAATTCCCTACCTGCCCCTTAAAAATTGCCAACCACAAATCGCCGTAACTAAAAAATTGGTCGCCCCCATAGACCTTTTCGGTAAGGATAATAAAAGAATCACCGGTTGAGACCTCCGTCCAAAAATCAATATCCCACTCTAAGATCTCAGCAAACCTCACCGCCAGTTCTGGCTTCTCACCAATTTTTAGAACCGACTCGTAAAGAGAAGAGGTGACGGCGCCCCTTACCACCTCCAAACGAGATTCCCGCTTCTTGTAGACCATCGCCGACCGGAGGGGAGAGAGATAGACCCGAAAGGTTCTTAAAAAATCCTTCCGGTAATCAACCGAAAGGATTTGGGAGTCTCTTTGGTAAAAGAGAAGGGTTTCCCCTTCCTTTAAGGTGAAGAAGTTCAATCCACTTTCTCTTAAACCCTTTCGGATTAATTCCCGCTCCTGTTGGGAAAGGATACTCACTTTCTGTAAAATATTATCAATCGTCTCATTCTTTTTTAAACCATACCTTAGGGTATCAACCCGCAGAAAAATAGTTTCCTTCTCTAAATCCTTTAACACCTTCTCCCGCTCTCTTATCTTCTTGCCAATCCTCAATAAAAGAAAACCCAGAAATAGAAGAAGAAGAAACCAAAAGGCGAGATAAATTCTTTTACCACCCATAGTTGGGAATTTATCCATTTTTCATTCCTTGTCAAGGTATGAAATTCCCAACCGGAATGTTGACATTAGAAAAAGTTTGATTAATTTTTAACCTGTATGAATCCTTGCGCAGGGAGAAGACTTTTGGGAAATGGGGCTTAGAATTAGAAAGAGAAGATTCGGAAAAGGTCTGGTTGTCAGAAGAGATAAGAGGCTGGAGAAGGCTTTAAGGATTTGAAGATGCTCCTTTTTGGAATTTTCCAAAAGAGATTTAACCCTTAGAATGGAGAAGATCGTTTGGATTTTATACTGCTCCCAAAAGGGAGGACATCGTTATCCCGCTGAGGCATTGTCTTCTGCCTTTAAAAACCTTGAACAATATCAATTGGTAGCGAAGGTATTTAACCTTCTCTCCTTCTCCCCTTTATCTTCCT includes these proteins:
- a CDS encoding HNH endonuclease translates to MRREMTDGKWQKKVLLLNQNFEPITITGARKAICLLYLKKAELVSSYEGMKVKGVSTSWPLPSILRLCHYVRVRRREIPLTKRNIFRRDNYQCQYCGRTNVALTTDHIIPKSLGGEDTWENLVTACTECNTKKGAKTSKEFPLKLIRRPKKPNTFTFLLHSLSEIPEDWKPYLFQ
- a CDS encoding undecaprenyl-diphosphate phosphatase, giving the protein MRELFFLLITGLVQGLTEFLPVSSSAHLALLEEIFTFPENKRLSYTVFLHLGTLGALILFFGKDLLLKIKRRDSPFFLKIILASLLLFLVIPFRNWVATSFSQIKAISTFLLLTGILLFATRFRQGTKEEISYPAALLCGFFQLLSVFPGISRSGATISILLLLGIKEECAYQFSFLLAIPAVTFANLYELSKILRQKDFLFHPLILLGIFLSFLSGLFALYLLKRVLIKRRFYLFSLYLFAFALFSLFVSRR
- a CDS encoding DUF362 domain-containing protein, with translation MSKVKIYRANYQDLQELIPVIFRDFPFNFKNKKVFLKPNMLSARKPEEGVTTHPELVRVVAEYILEQGGELLVGDNPSLTSEGSQKEAGEKTGLAKASLGHFLDISRHPQKVRVKELGDLAVSSEILNCDILISLPKFKTHPLTLLTGAVKNMYGILVGEEKPHLHYQFPNPTAFSQILTLIYEIRRPDLIILDGIVAMEGFGPSNGDLRSLNRIIVSGMATPVTGYSPEW
- a CDS encoding 4Fe-4S binding protein, encoding MVKRDPARINFLSWAMRRGFFNPKAIEVEGDFTEIEKFRLPLKLGDSLPWRLIVKLIYHPFRYKRVSIIKEKCRLCGACEKICPKAALRIEGRKLKYEKGSCIACFCCLEVCPEGAIKPS
- a CDS encoding M23 family metallopeptidase, producing the protein MDKFPTMGGKRIYLAFWFLLLLFLGFLLLRIGKKIREREKVLKDLEKETIFLRVDTLRYGLKKNETIDNILQKVSILSQQERELIRKGLRESGLNFFTLKEGETLLFYQRDSQILSVDYRKDFLRTFRVYLSPLRSAMVYKKRESRLEVVRGAVTSSLYESVLKIGEKPELAVRFAEILEWDIDFWTEVSTGDSFIILTEKVYGGDQFFSYGDLWLAIFKGQVGNYFGVKFGGEYYDLKGRALRRAFLKSPLRFSHISSYFSRARRHPILKIIRPHRGVDYCAPTGTPVSALGDGVVTFAGWCGGYGRLVVIRHPNSYITKYGHLLRIKKGIRVGRRVKQGEVIGYVGSSGLATGPHLHFEVLKDGSWVNPLKIASPPSSPVPPELMAQFQAHTDSLCQILSSLGETTKIKN